From Anopheles darlingi chromosome 2, idAnoDarlMG_H_01, whole genome shotgun sequence, the proteins below share one genomic window:
- the LOC125950951 gene encoding ichor, protein MVNCKMSSQNDSVEVDNLLMSPCWTQSTSVADQYLLDGHKLLLEAELDSLPSDGETQKSSMDVLENLLLNSAASITSSGDVKPLPSFTSFNTSHLSINGISGYHYTAIAQRLPEENNNYTQNSYQNQNGGGGGASGNNGGHMGGGGSGNGSNGVTGSNGSTNGGAGGGNSDNNIVSSTSTCLPDSVLNPDGAGPDSGGTTCTLQNVKLFADGSIDDGGGGGGGGGKIYSAPADSCVMNGADSVSGARIFVDTKELSEYDMSSIEDIAAIIGSAIADTTVPSSKVEKEDGNDTRDSWMDLDAWIEGTCTGVPDAKLIVSQQDSLSELILPHSPVHTSSGTTTTSTLQSLLTHGYMPLLQNRLQNGPPIKLETPSSTSAYCGELISTSTSPPGSVVSTSTDNLILNGRYLLGKPDGLCSPELGLSNFPHTTSTSATTNGNSSSSSSTSSSSSSSSNSPTTPKSKRRNGTHSTKGQQQQSKPGMPGQSAAGGMHGQHQQQLNAQSQQAAALSFQAANDLSGLLGKEKPVHRCNICNRGFLNKSNIKVHLRTHTGEKPFRCEVCAKAFRQKAHLIKHQQIHKRIGRD, encoded by the exons ATGGTCAACTGCAAGATGAGTTCGCAGAACGACTCGGTCGAGGTGGACAATCTGCTGATGAGCCCATGCTGGACGCAATCGACGAGTGTCGCCGACCAGTACCTGCTCGATGGCcacaagctgctgctcgaggccGAGCTCGATTCGCTGCCAAGCGATGGCGAAACGCAAAAGAGTTCGATGGACGTGCTGGAGAACCTGCTGCTCAATTCGGCCGCCTCCATTACCA GTAGTGGTGATGTGAAGCCGCTACCCTCGTTCACCTCCTTCAACACGAGTCACCTCTCGATCAATGGTATCTCGGGCTACCACTACACGGCGATTGCACAGCGGCTACCGGAGGAGAACAACAACTACACGCAGAACTCgtaccagaaccagaacggcggtggtggtggtgcgagtggGAACAACGGTGGTCATATGGGAGGTGGCGGCAGTGGGAATGGTAGCAACGGAGTAACCGGTAGCAATGGTTCTACGAacggtggtgcaggtggtggaaACAGTGACAACAACATCGTCTCCTCGACCTCTACCTGCCTGCCCGATTCCGTGCTCAATCCGGACGGTGCGGGACCGGATAGCGGTGGGACGACCTGTACACTCCAGAACGTCAAACTCTTCGCCGACGGTTCGatcgatgacggtggtggaggtggcggaggtggcggCAAGATCTACAGTGCACCGGCCGATAGCTGCGTCATGAATGGGGCCGACTCGGTATCGGGTGCCCGGATATTCGTCGACACCAAGGAACTGTCCGAGTATGATATGAGTTCGATCGAGGATATTGCAGCGATCATTGGATCGGCGATCGCCGACACGACCGTACCGAGCAGtaaggtggagaaggaggatgggAATGATACGCGTGACTCGTGGATGGATCTGGACGCGTGGATCGAAGGTACGTGTACGGGGGTGCCGGATGCGAAGCTGATCGTCTCGCAGCAGGACTCACTGAGTGAGCTAATCCTGCCGCACTCACCGGTACACACGTCATCCGGTACGACGACCACCTCGACGTTGCAGAGCCTGCTGACGCACGGTTATATGCCGCTGTTGCAGAACCGACTGCAGAACGGGCCACCGATCAAGCTGGAAACGCCCAGCTCAACGTCGGCGTACTGCGGCGAGCTGATATCGACCTCCACTAGTCCTCCCGGCTCGGTCGTCTCGACCTCCACCGACAATCTTATCCTCAACGGACGGTACCT TCTAGGGAAACCGGATGGTCTGTGTAGTCCGGAGCTTGGGCTGAGTAACTTCCCGCACACTACCAGCACCTCCGCTACCACCAATGGCAactcctcgtcctcttcctccacttCGTCTTCCTCCTCGAGCTCCAGCAACTCCCCGACGACACCAAAAAGCAAGCGACGGAACGGTACCCACAGCACCAagggccaacagcagcagtcgaaaCCCGGTATGCCCGGCCAGTCAGCGGCCGGTGGTATGCATGGGCAG catcagcagcagctcaacgcTCAGTCGCAGCAGGCGGCGGCCCTCAGCTTCCAGGCGGCGAACGATCTCAGCGGGCTCCTCGGCAAGGAGAAgccggtgcatcggtgcaaCATCTGCAACCGGGGGTTCCTCAACAAGAGCAACATCAAGGTGCACCTGCGGACGCACACGGGCGAGAAGCCGTTCCGGTGCGAGGTGTGCGCCAAAGCCTTCCGCCAGAAGGCGCACCTGATCAAGCACCAGCAAATCCACAAGCGGATCGGGCGCGATTGA